The genomic segment GTGAGCAGAGAAGAGATCGATGATTATTTCTCCAATATGTACTGGGCATGGGGTCAGAAAATTCTTGCTGCAAGTAAATTTATAAAAAATCATAAAAACCTTTTTGCCGTATATTTAACGAATTTTAACTGCGGTCCAGATTCTTTTCTGCTGAGCTACTTTGAAACGATTTTAGAAGGAAAACCCTTTTTAATCCTTGAGATCGATGAGCACGGTGCTGATACAGGATACATAACCCGAATAGAAGCCTTTCTTGATGTGTTAAGAAATTATAAAAGAGGAAAAGAATCTTTGGAATTTTCTTATAAAGAGCTTCATAATAAATCAATAAAAGAAAGGAAGCTCTGGATTCCCGCCATGCATCCCATTGGATCCCAGCTGTTTGCTTCAGCTTTCAGGAGATATGGTTATATGGCTGAGGCACTTTCACCTGAGAATAAAGAAGCTTTTAATTTGGGGAGATCTCTTTCAAGGGGAAGTGAGTGTCTTCCCATGGCTGTGACTTTAGGAAGCCTTGTTTTTAAATTGAAAGAAACAGGCTCGGATGGAAAATATGATGCTTTCTTAATGCCTAAGGCTGATGGACCCTGCAGATTCGGTCAATATGCTACTCTTCATAGAATCATTCTCGATAAAATAGGTTATAAAAATCTATATATTGTGTCTCCCTGCGCATCCAATGTCTATATGGGGTTTAACCAGAGTTTAAGAAAATTATTGTGGAGAGCATTCCTTATCTCAGATATTCTCTATAAGTTAGCGTGTATGATAAGACCATATGAAGTTTATAAAGGAGAGACCGATAGAATACTGGATGAGGAAAAGAAAAGATTTGAATTTGCCTTTGAGAAAGACGGGAATTTAAAAGAAGAGCTCAAAAAATCAATCAGAGCTTTTAAAAATATAAAAGTAGATAAATTTAGAAAAAAACCTCTTGTTGGCATAGTAGGTGAAATATTTGTAAGATGCAATATTTTTTCCAATGACAATCTAATAAGATACATAGAAAAATATGGAAGTGAAGCATGGCTCACCTCCTCTGCTGAATGGATTCTCTATACTTATTACATGCAGAAATGGAGAGCTAAGGAAAAGAGATTAAAATTTATGGAAAAGCTTAAAACTTATCTAAAGAATAAGTTCATAGTCAAAGATGAAATGGTATGGTATGAATTAGGAGGAGATTTAGTAAGAGAAAGACATGAACCATCGATCGAGAAGATTCTTGAAGAAGGAATGAAATACGTTCCTTTAAATTTTGAAGGAGAAGCTATATTAACTGTAGGAAGGGCAGTTCACTTTGCCAAACAAGGTGTTAATTTAATTGTGAATGTATCACCTTTTGGTTGTATGCCGGGGTCAATAACCTCATCAATTTTTCAAAGAATCCAGAATGAAACAGGAATTCCAATAGTGAACATATTCTATGATGGTGAAGAAGGCCAGAATAAACAGTTAGAAATATATCTATCCCAGCTATAAAAACAACTACTTCATTTGCATTTTTTAGGTTCTTAATTTAAAATAAAAAAGAGGAAATTTGGCGCGATAAAGATGGCGATTAATTTTGGAGTTGGCTTAAGTAAGCTGAGGGATTCTTTTCAAGCAGGAAAGCAAGCAGCGGAGAAAGCATTGTCTCAAATGGGTGAAGAAACTCCCAACCTTACAGTAGTTTTTTCTTCTATTCAGTTTGATCTTCCAAAACTATTGAAAGGAGTTAAATCAATTATTAGTAAGGCTCCCTTGATCGGATGCTCAACCGGGGGTGAAATAGATTTTTCAGGAGGCCACAAAGGTTCTGTAGTAGTAGCTACTTTAAAATCTGATAAAATAAAAATTATCACTTCTAAATCTGAAAGAATCAGTCAAAATTCTCGTAAGGCTGGAGAAGAGTTAGCTAAATCTTTTATTTCATCAATACCCGAACGAGAAAGAGGAACACTTATTGTTTTCCCAGATGGATTAACTGGGAACGGAACTGAGATTATTCGAGGAATTTACGATATCTTAGGCGCAAATAGAAATATTATTGGCGGAGGAGCTTGTGATGAATGGAAACTTAAAAGAACATATCAATTTTTCAATGATCAACTACTTTCTGACTCTATCGTTGGCGCTTATTTAGATTCTAATATAAAAATTGGATATGGTGTTAAACACGGTTTTAAACCTTCTGGTGAACCAATTTTAGTTACCAAGGCCAAGGGTAATATATTACAAGAATTAAGCAATAAACCAGCAGTCAATGCTTATTTAGAATATTTCAATTTAACCCTGAATAAAGTCGGGCTTGAAAAATTGGGAAGAATGAAAGAAGCTAATTTTTATCCATTGGGAGTTCCAGAAATGAGAGATGAATATCGTATTATTCATGTAATAGACAGAAATCCTGATGGATCAATAACCTGCGCTTCAGAAATTCCAGAAGGTTCTATTATCAATATAATGGAAACCACAAAAGAAGAGCTTTTAGATGCCGCTCGGGAAGCAGCCATGCAAGCAGTCTCTATGGTGAAAAAAAGAAAAATTAAAGCCGGGCTAATCTTTGATTGCATTTCTCGACCCTTGATCTTGAAAAAAGACAACCAAAAAGAGATAGAAAGTGTTAAAGAAATCATAGGAGAGGATGTTCCGTTAGCAGGCTTTTATACATATGGTGAAATAGGAAGATGCCCTGAGACTGCTGGTCGTCCCATTTTTCACACAATGACTGTCGTGGTATGTGTTTTAGCAGAATAACTTTATAGATTATAGTTTATATACGTTAGGAAAGAAGAAAATGAAGGAATTAGCAACTGAAAAAATAAAAGAGTTGGAAAGGAAACTCACCCAATTATCCATTCTCTACTCAATTGCTTCTTCTATAGGTGTTTCTACTGATGAGGAGGAAGTTTTAAATTTAGTTATCGAGAAGGCTATGGACAATTTAAGTCCAGAAATAGGAGTTATCTTTCTGGTTGATCCCGATAAAAAAGAATTGTCAGCAGCTGTTTCCCGGGGAATAAACATAGAGAATATAAAGAAAAATAATATTAAACTGGGTGAAGGAATTGCTGGCACTGTAGCCTTAAAAGGAAAGCCAATTGAAATAGAAGATATCAGTAAATCAAGGGCAATCGATTCGTTTCTTCGACCCTTTCCTGTAAAATCTATTTTTTGCTATCCAATTAAAACCAACAAAAAAGTATTGGGTGTAATTCATCTCAGCAAATTCAAAAAATTTTCCCTTACCCAAGAAGAAAGATGGATATTAACCATCATTGCTAACCGTGCAGGAATAGCTATTGAAAGTGCTAATTTATATAGAAAACTTCAGGATTGGAGTAGAACTTTAGAAGAAAAAGTTGAACAAAGGACTAAAGAAATACAATTCCAGCTTGAACGAACAAAAGCACTGGAAAAGGTCGCCTTTCAAATAAGCGCTGAAATGGATCTTTCCAGATCTTTACCTCTGATTGGAAAAGAAAGTGCAAAGATCCTGAATGCAGACAGATGGGCTATTGTTTTTGTGGATGAGGTAACTAAAAAGCCTAAGTTTGTATATTCCGAAGGATTGTCCAGAGAATATATGATAGCTGCCATCAAACATTATAAAGAAATACCTGGAGGGAAAGTTATCGAGACTCAAAAACCAATGTTTATTCCTGATGCTTTCCGAATCCCTCCATTAAAAGAATTAGCTACCCAGGAAGGATATAAATCCGTAAATATCATTCCTTCTAACTACCATGGAGAGATTGTAGGAGGGATAATTTATTATTACGATAAAATAAAAGAATATTCTGAGCTTGAAAAAGAGTTAGCCATAGCTTTTGGTGAGCTGATAGCTGTTGCTATTGCTAATTCAAAACTTTTTGAAAAGCAAAGAGAAACCATCAAACAGCTAAAAGCAATAAATAAAATGGGGAGAACTATTATAACTTCTATCGAAACCAGAAATTTATTTCAGCAGGCTGTTAATTTAGTTGAAAATATTGCTCACTATCCTTTTGTTTTTCTTTTGTTAGTCGATGGAGAATCAAATGAATTAGTTCAAATAGCCAGAGCAGGAAGACTCCAGAGAAAGGTTCCCTCTGAATACAGACAAAAGATAACCGAAGGGATGATTGGTCAGGCTGTTACTACTGGGAAGATTCAGGTTTCAGGAGATACCAACTCCTACCCTTATTACTTAAGATATTTCCCTGAAGTAAATTCTGAAATTTCTGTTCCAATTAAAACTAAAGATGGAAAAGTAATTGGAGTTTTAGATGTCCAGAGTGAAAAATTCAATGCTTTTGGAGAAGACGAAATAGCAACTATCCAGACTATTGTTGATCAAATCTCGGTTGCTTTAGAAAACTTGAAACTTTATAAAGATTTAGAAAAACGAGTAAAAGAATTATCCACTCTTTATCAAACAGGTAAGAGCATTACCAGTTTATTAGATTTAGATAATGTTCTCAATCAAATTCTCGCCATCCTCAAACAAATTGTTCCTTTTTATGCTGGTGGAATCCTTCTTTTTAACCCTTCTCTAAATGCATTAGAAATAAAAGCTTCCCTTGGGCCAAAGATAAGGAGTTTAAAAAGATTGGTCATAAAACCAGGTGAGGGAATCACTGGCACAGTCTTTCAAACAAAGAAAAGTATTATTGTTTCAGATGTAGAGAAAGATTCAAGATACATCCCTGGCCACCCCCATATCCGAAGTGAGATGGCTTCACCTCTTATATATCAGGATAAGGTCATGGGCGTTATAAATGTGGAAAGCAAAGAGATTAATGCTTTTAACGAAGATCATCTTAGAATTCTTAACTATTTTGCTACTCAAGCAGCGATTGCCATCGGAAATGCTCTGCTTTATGAAGAGATAAACCGAAAAGCAGAGGAGATGAAAGTCTTGTATGAGATTGGAGCTACTTGCTTATCAACATTGGAGTTAAACAAATTGTTGAAATTAATCTCCAAAAAAGTAATGAGAGTAATGAATGTTAATACCTTTTATTTATCTTTATATGATGAAAAGAAAGATGAGATTTTCTTTCTAGTTCTCATAGATAAGGGAAAAGAATTAGAGCCATTTTCTGTAAGAGTTTCAGAAAAAAGTGGCCTGACAGGCTGGATTATCCGTAACAAAAAACCCATTATATTCACAGACTATGAAAAAGAGAAGGATCAATTACCAGCAGAAGTAAGAATTATTGGTATGCCTTCCCAATCCTATTTGGGAATTCCTCTTATAGTTAGAGATAAAATAATTGGGGTAATATCTATTCAGAGCTATAAAAAAGGCATATTTGATCAGGGTCATAAAGAACTTCTCACTTCCATTGCTAATCAGGTTGCATTAACCATTGAAAATGCTGAGCTATTTAAAAATTTGGAAAAAACTTATAAAGACTTGAAAGAAAGCCAGAAACAATTGCTTTTAACGGAAAAATTACGGGCTTTAGGAGTAGTTTCTGCAGGCGTAGCCCATGATTTCAATAATATCTTGGGAGCAATTTTAGGTCGAGCTCAACTTTTAAGTCAACAGACTAAAGATAAAGAAGTGCTTAGAGGACTTAAAATAATTGAAAAAGCAGCTTTAGGCGGAGCAGAAATTGTAAAAAGAATTCAGGAATTTGCTAAAGTTAAGCCTGAGGAAATTTTTGAGCCAGTAAATATAAATCAAGTTGTAGATGATAGTTTAGCTTTAACTAAAGTCAAATGGAAGGATGAATCAGAAGCTAAAGGAATAAAGATAGACATAAATAAAAAATTAGAAGAAGGACTTATGGTAGATGGCAACCTTTCAGAGCTAAGAGAAGCTATAACTAATATTATTTTAAACTCAATAGATGCTTTGCCGGGAGGAGGACAAATTTCAATTGAAGCAAAATCTGATGGAGATAAAGTATTATTAGAAATAGCAGATAATGGTATAGGAATGTCCCATGATGTGAAAGAGAAAGCATTTGATCCATTTTTCACGACTAAGGGAGTAGAAGGAACGGGTCTGGGTTTGAGTATTGTATATGGAATAATTCGCAGGCACAAAGGAGAATTAAAAATTGAAAGTGAAGAGGGAAAAGGAACAACTATTTTTATTTCTTTACCTAAGTCAAAAAAAATAAAAAAAATAGAAATAAAAGAATTTCCTAAAAAAGAAATCCCTCCTTTAAATATATTAATTATCGATGATGAACCCTACATCAGAGAATTGTTATCCGATATTCTTACTCCCCATGGCCATAAAACAACCCTGGCTGAATCTGGCAAAGAGGGAATTGAAAACTTTCAAAAGGAAAAGTTTGATTTGGTTTTAACAGACATTGGAATGCCAGAAATGTCTGGCTGGGAGGTAGCTAAAAAAATAAAATCGATAAACCCAGAAATAGTAATAGGATTTATTACTGGCTGGGACATGCAATTTACCCCAGAAGAACTAAAGAAAAGGGGTGCTGATCTTGTCATATTTAAACCGTTCAAAATAGAACAGATCTTAGAGACTATTTCCAAATCGATAGAATTACGCACCAGTCATTCTTAAAAGGGCCTTCTTGCCCCCTGGTAAAGACTTTTCCAATATGGATCAGAAAGCCTCGATATCTGAACCACTGGTTTTTCATGGGTTGTTGAATGAATGAATTCCTTTCTACTTATCATAATTCCCACATGGGTTATCTTATCAATTGATTTTCCAAAGAATACAAGATCTCCCTTTCTTTCCTTTCCCTTAGGAACTTCCATAAGACCACTCCTTTCAAACTGGATATTGGCATCTCTCAAAACCTCAATCCCGCTCAACCTACAGATAAGCTGGGTAAATCCTGAACAATCAAGACCAATAGGTGTCGTTCCACCCCATAGATAGGGAATACCGAGGAATCTTTTTGCAAGATTTATCATTTCATCCGATGTTATCCGCCTTTTTTTCTGAGAGGCATCTTTTATAATTCCATCCCCTTTCTGAATCCATCCTTTCTCTCCGGAAGGAAGATTTATCTCACACCATCTTTCTCCCCAATTTCCAGCCTCTAAGATTGAACCAATGGGAGCGAATGTAAGGGGCTTATGTGTTGTGACGTTCTCATCCCTGTATATGTAAGCAATGAGACTCTTTACTTCAAAAACTTTCCCTTCTCTTGCATATAATCTTTCTTCCTTTTCGAAAACTCTTATAGAGGAAGCTTTCATCCATCCCTGGTATGTATCAGGCGTTTCTATCAGAAACCATTCTTCCCCTTTTTCATTATTTTCTGATTTTATAATCTTCACATTTGTTCCAATTACTGCCTGACTCACCACATCTGCCATTTCATCAGGTCTACTGTGCATATTCTCCACACTCTTTATCACAACCCCCATCTTTTCCGTTTCTTCACCCGAAAAAAGATATAAGAAAGGAATAAATATTAAATAGAGTATTTTAATTTTTTTCATCAAAGCCTCCGATTGCTAATTATAACATTAACGAAAATTTGTAAATATGATTCTCATTCTTCTCTTTTAGATTCCCCCAATGGGAGATAATGTGTTGAATGTTTACAAACTCCGTGCTATATAAAAGGGACTCTGATGCCGGTGTTCCTCTTCAGCAAGATGTTTCTTATCGTTCTGGAAACAGTTCTCAACAGCAAGCCGATCGAACCAAAAACTTTCAGCTTACCGGCGCTTCTGAAAACCCTGTTTCCCCTCGGCCAGATCCGGGCGTTTGGTCATGATAAAAACTTCATTTTGAGTTATAATTTATCGTTATTTTAGGAGGTAATTATGAAAAGGAAGAAATTTCTTGAGGCTACTGGCTTTATTTTGGCAAGTGTACTCATTCCTTATAAGCCTATTTTGAAGAATATAATGGAAATTGAGAAATCAACTGGTAAATTTAGTGTTAAAGCTAAGATTTATGAGCTTAAATTGAAGCATGCATGGGGACTTGCAAGGGGCACATGGACTACCCGGAGGAATGTTTTCGTAAGGATTGAAAGAGATGGAATCTCAGGGATAGGAGAAGCTGCTCCTATCGCAAGATACAATGAGAGTGCAGAAAGTAACCTTAACTTCATAGAGAGGGCTAATCCTATCCTGGAAAGAAGCCTCTGGGAGTACTACGAAAGATGGAATGAAATCGATGCTATTACTGAAGGTGAGCATGCTGCAAAAGCTGCTCTGGATATGGCAATCTTAGACTGGATAGGAAAAAAACTCAACATCCCTCTTTATCGTTTCCTTGGTCTTGACAAGGGAAAAACTCCAATTACAACATTCTCAATTGGAATAGATGAAATAAAGGTAATGCAGGAAAAGGTTAAGGAGGCAGAGGAATTCCCTGTTTTAAAGATTAAAGTTGGAACAAAGGATGATAAAAAGATAATAGAGGGGATAAGAGAAGTGACGAATAAGCCTCTGAGGGTGGATGCCAATGAAGGATGGAAATCAAAGGAAGAAGCTCTTGAGATGATAAACTGGATGGCTAAGAAAGGAGTTGAATTCATTGAGCAGCCTCTCCCATCGAACATGATCAACGAGCAAACATGGCTTAAGGAAAGAACTAAGATTCCGATATTTGCCGATGAAAGTCTCATGAAGGCTTCGGATATACCGAGGATTGCCCATGCTTTCCATGGAATAAACATAAAGCTAATGAAATGCGGAGGGATGCATGAGGCATTGAGGATGGTTTCGATGGCAAGATCCCTTGGTTTAAAAACTATGTTAGGATGCATGATTGAAAGCTCTTTAGCCATTACAGCTGGAGCTACAATCTCACTTCTTTTTGATTATGCAGACCTCGATGGAAATCTTCTTATTACTAATGACCCGTTTAAGGGCGTTCGAACAGTAAAAGGAAAGCTTTTTCTTTCAGATAAACCAGGCCTCGGTGTTGAAGGTGATGTATGGGGATAGTCGGCTTCCGCTATTCGTGTCTATTGTGTGAGAGATTACCTAAAACAGAAGCAATTAATGAAATAAACTCAATTAGTGCTGAGGGAGCAACCTTCCATATTCACTGTAGCTCTGGATTCTTAAGAAGTGTTCAAAGGCAATTCTTGAGATGGATGTAATTGCCTCTTCCCCCTCTTTGCCATTTCTTAGATACGTTGTCATTACACATATTATGTAAGGTCTTTCCTTAAGATAAACAATTCCTGAATCACATCTAACTGCTTCGAGCTCTCCAGGCTTATTGGCAATGGATACATCCTCAGGAATCCCACTCCTTAAAGGACTTTCCTTAAATATGGATAGAATTTTAAGAAGCTCAAATCTAAATGGATCTTTTATCGCATTTTCCCTTCCAATCCTCTCTAAAAGCTCCATTATCTCCAATGGAGTTGAGATATTCTCCATCCCTTCCCGGGCAGTCTCGAGATCCATCATCTTCCTTTTTAATTTAGTATTTTTAAAACCAAAGGAATCCATCCTTCTGTTAACAGAATCCATTCCTATTCTATCAATAAGAATATTTGTTGCAGTGTTGTCAGAAAGCACTATCATCAAAACACACAAATCTTTAATAGAGAGGGAAAGAGTTGGGTATCCGAGATTAATTAATATGCCGCTACCTCTAACTTTTTGACTCTCCTTTAATTCAATAAACTCATCGAGTTTTAGCTTTCCCTCCTCTGCCTGTTTAAAAACTTCAAGAAGTATAGTTATCTTTATGGAGCTTGCCTGGGGAAATATCTCTTTTTCATTCAGAAAGAATGACTTTCCAGTCTTTAAATCTTTTATAGCAACACCCATTACCCCATCCAGTTTCTCTTCTATCTCTTTTATCCCTATCTGGAATTTTTCATCCAATAAAGAAAGTTTATCTCCATTCATCAATGAAGATGAAAAAATAATTAAACAAATTCCAACCATAGAATTAAAAATTCTTTTCATATTGCCTCCCATCATTCTTTACTAAAAAAATATCCTTAAATTCAACTATTTATGTAAA from the Acidobacteriota bacterium genome contains:
- a CDS encoding dipeptide epimerase; the protein is MKRKKFLEATGFILASVLIPYKPILKNIMEIEKSTGKFSVKAKIYELKLKHAWGLARGTWTTRRNVFVRIERDGISGIGEAAPIARYNESAESNLNFIERANPILERSLWEYYERWNEIDAITEGEHAAKAALDMAILDWIGKKLNIPLYRFLGLDKGKTPITTFSIGIDEIKVMQEKVKEAEEFPVLKIKVGTKDDKKIIEGIREVTNKPLRVDANEGWKSKEEALEMINWMAKKGVEFIEQPLPSNMINEQTWLKERTKIPIFADESLMKASDIPRIAHAFHGINIKLMKCGGMHEALRMVSMARSLGLKTMLGCMIESSLAITAGATISLLFDYADLDGNLLITNDPFKGVRTVKGKLFLSDKPGLGVEGDVWG
- a CDS encoding SH3 domain-containing C40 family peptidase; amino-acid sequence: MKKIKILYLIFIPFLYLFSGEETEKMGVVIKSVENMHSRPDEMADVVSQAVIGTNVKIIKSENNEKGEEWFLIETPDTYQGWMKASSIRVFEKEERLYAREGKVFEVKSLIAYIYRDENVTTHKPLTFAPIGSILEAGNWGERWCEINLPSGEKGWIQKGDGIIKDASQKKRRITSDEMINLAKRFLGIPYLWGGTTPIGLDCSGFTQLICRLSGIEVLRDANIQFERSGLMEVPKGKERKGDLVFFGKSIDKITHVGIMISRKEFIHSTTHEKPVVQISRLSDPYWKSLYQGARRPF
- a CDS encoding GAF domain-containing protein, coding for MKELATEKIKELERKLTQLSILYSIASSIGVSTDEEEVLNLVIEKAMDNLSPEIGVIFLVDPDKKELSAAVSRGINIENIKKNNIKLGEGIAGTVALKGKPIEIEDISKSRAIDSFLRPFPVKSIFCYPIKTNKKVLGVIHLSKFKKFSLTQEERWILTIIANRAGIAIESANLYRKLQDWSRTLEEKVEQRTKEIQFQLERTKALEKVAFQISAEMDLSRSLPLIGKESAKILNADRWAIVFVDEVTKKPKFVYSEGLSREYMIAAIKHYKEIPGGKVIETQKPMFIPDAFRIPPLKELATQEGYKSVNIIPSNYHGEIVGGIIYYYDKIKEYSELEKELAIAFGELIAVAIANSKLFEKQRETIKQLKAINKMGRTIITSIETRNLFQQAVNLVENIAHYPFVFLLLVDGESNELVQIARAGRLQRKVPSEYRQKITEGMIGQAVTTGKIQVSGDTNSYPYYLRYFPEVNSEISVPIKTKDGKVIGVLDVQSEKFNAFGEDEIATIQTIVDQISVALENLKLYKDLEKRVKELSTLYQTGKSITSLLDLDNVLNQILAILKQIVPFYAGGILLFNPSLNALEIKASLGPKIRSLKRLVIKPGEGITGTVFQTKKSIIVSDVEKDSRYIPGHPHIRSEMASPLIYQDKVMGVINVESKEINAFNEDHLRILNYFATQAAIAIGNALLYEEINRKAEEMKVLYEIGATCLSTLELNKLLKLISKKVMRVMNVNTFYLSLYDEKKDEIFFLVLIDKGKELEPFSVRVSEKSGLTGWIIRNKKPIIFTDYEKEKDQLPAEVRIIGMPSQSYLGIPLIVRDKIIGVISIQSYKKGIFDQGHKELLTSIANQVALTIENAELFKNLEKTYKDLKESQKQLLLTEKLRALGVVSAGVAHDFNNILGAILGRAQLLSQQTKDKEVLRGLKIIEKAALGGAEIVKRIQEFAKVKPEEIFEPVNINQVVDDSLALTKVKWKDESEAKGIKIDINKKLEEGLMVDGNLSELREAITNIILNSIDALPGGGQISIEAKSDGDKVLLEIADNGIGMSHDVKEKAFDPFFTTKGVEGTGLGLSIVYGIIRRHKGELKIESEEGKGTTIFISLPKSKKIKKIEIKEFPKKEIPPLNILIIDDEPYIRELLSDILTPHGHKTTLAESGKEGIENFQKEKFDLVLTDIGMPEMSGWEVAKKIKSINPEIVIGFITGWDMQFTPEELKKRGADLVIFKPFKIEQILETISKSIELRTSHS
- a CDS encoding FIST N-terminal domain-containing protein codes for the protein MAINFGVGLSKLRDSFQAGKQAAEKALSQMGEETPNLTVVFSSIQFDLPKLLKGVKSIISKAPLIGCSTGGEIDFSGGHKGSVVVATLKSDKIKIITSKSERISQNSRKAGEELAKSFISSIPERERGTLIVFPDGLTGNGTEIIRGIYDILGANRNIIGGGACDEWKLKRTYQFFNDQLLSDSIVGAYLDSNIKIGYGVKHGFKPSGEPILVTKAKGNILQELSNKPAVNAYLEYFNLTLNKVGLEKLGRMKEANFYPLGVPEMRDEYRIIHVIDRNPDGSITCASEIPEGSIINIMETTKEELLDAAREAAMQAVSMVKKRKIKAGLIFDCISRPLILKKDNQKEIESVKEIIGEDVPLAGFYTYGEIGRCPETAGRPIFHTMTVVVCVLAE
- a CDS encoding serine hydrolase, which translates into the protein MKRIFNSMVGICLIIFSSSLMNGDKLSLLDEKFQIGIKEIEEKLDGVMGVAIKDLKTGKSFFLNEKEIFPQASSIKITILLEVFKQAEEGKLKLDEFIELKESQKVRGSGILINLGYPTLSLSIKDLCVLMIVLSDNTATNILIDRIGMDSVNRRMDSFGFKNTKLKRKMMDLETAREGMENISTPLEIMELLERIGRENAIKDPFRFELLKILSIFKESPLRSGIPEDVSIANKPGELEAVRCDSGIVYLKERPYIICVMTTYLRNGKEGEEAITSISRIAFEHFLRIQSYSEYGRLLPQH